Below is a genomic region from Bradyrhizobium sp. 1(2017).
TCGAGATCAGCCAGCCGCCGGCGCGGACATCGACCGAGATGCCGTGCTCCGCGCAATAGCGCCTGATCGCCTGGACGAAGATCCGCTCGCCGCCTGCCATGTGGTTCAGTTGTTTCCTGTCGCCAAAAGCCGCAAAAATGCGGGAAATGGCGCCAAACCGGGGTGAAGATCAGAACTATTCTTAATGAAATTCTCGCGAGCGCGACGGAAATTAAGTGCTGCCATCGAGGCCTCCGGGGAAAAGAAATTGCCCGCCGCGCGCGCTGGACAGCAAATTCGTTAATGACGCGGCTGATTTCAGCCCAAATGCAGGTTTGATCAGCATCAATTGCATCCGAAACGAGGTTGATTATTGGTCTCAATGGCGTAGATCACACACGCGAAATCCTCCGCCATGGCAAATGGTGCCCGCCCCGCTGTCAGGGGCCGGGCAACGCTTTTGCCCGAAAACCGCAAATATTCGGAATATCGAAAATCATGAGCGCGTTTTATCGAGAGAAGGTTCTTTCCGTCCACCACTGGACCGACACGCTGTTCAGCTTCCGCGCCACGCGCGACACCGGCTTCCGGTTCCAGAACGGCCAGTTCGCCATGATCGGCCTTGAGATCGACGGCCGCCCGCTGCTCCGCGCCTACAGCATGGCGAGCGCCAATCACGAGGAACAGCTCGAGTTCTTCTCGATCAAGGTGCAGGATGGTCCGCTGACCTCGCGCCTGCAGAAGATCAAGGAAGGCGACATCATCCTGGTCGGCCGCAAGGCGACCGGCACGCTGATCACCGACAACCTCATCCCCGGCAAGCGGCTGATGCTGCTCTCGACCGGCACCGGCCTTGCGCCGTTCGCGAGCCTGATCAAGGACCCCGAGGTCTACGACCAGTTCGAGTCGATCGTGCTGGTGCATGGCTGCCGCCAGGTCTCCGAGCTCGCCTATGGCGAGAAGCTGGTCGCTTCCTTGCGTGAGGACGAGCTGTTCGGAGAGCTGCTCGCGGACAAGCTCATCTACTATCCGACCGTGACC
It encodes:
- a CDS encoding ferredoxin--NADP reductase, translating into MSAFYREKVLSVHHWTDTLFSFRATRDTGFRFQNGQFAMIGLEIDGRPLLRAYSMASANHEEQLEFFSIKVQDGPLTSRLQKIKEGDIILVGRKATGTLITDNLIPGKRLMLLSTGTGLAPFASLIKDPEVYDQFESIVLVHGCRQVSELAYGEKLVASLREDELFGELLADKLIYYPTVTREPFKNRGRITDLINSEQIFNDIGQGPLDIATDRIMMCGSPAMLEELKQMFEGRDFVEGSGNKPGHFVIEKAFVER